The proteins below come from a single Chryseobacterium bernardetii genomic window:
- the rpsD gene encoding 30S ribosomal protein S4, translated as MARYIGPKTKIARKFGAAIYGDDKNFEKRKNQPPGQHGPNKRRGAKKSEYAVQLAEKQKAKYTYGILERQFANLFEKAHRSKGVTGEVLLQLCESRLDNVVYRLGFAKTRSGARQLVSHRHITVNGEILNIPSYLVKAGDVIAVREKSKSLEVVTNALASKSNYEWLQFNDEKKEGTFISAPERIQIPEDIKEQLIVELYSK; from the coding sequence ATGGCAAGATATATTGGACCTAAAACTAAGATTGCTAGAAAGTTTGGTGCTGCAATCTACGGAGATGATAAAAACTTCGAAAAAAGAAAGAACCAACCGCCAGGACAACACGGTCCTAACAAAAGAAGAGGTGCTAAAAAATCAGAATACGCAGTTCAGTTAGCTGAAAAACAAAAAGCTAAATATACTTACGGTATCTTAGAAAGACAGTTTGCTAACTTATTTGAAAAAGCACACAGAAGTAAAGGTGTAACAGGGGAAGTTCTATTACAACTTTGTGAATCAAGATTGGATAACGTAGTTTACAGATTAGGTTTTGCTAAAACTAGATCTGGAGCTAGACAATTAGTTTCTCACAGACACATCACTGTGAACGGAGAAATCCTTAATATCCCTTCTTACTTGGTAAAAGCTGGTGATGTAATCGCTGTAAGAGAAAAGTCTAAGTCTCTTGAAGTTGTTACCAATGCATTGGCTTCTAAGTCAAACTATGAGTGGTTACAATTCAACGATGAGAAGAAAGAAGGTACCTTCATTTCTGCTCCTGAGAGAATCCAAATTCCGGAAGACATCAAGGAACAGCTTATCGTCGAACTTTACTCTAAATAA
- the rpsK gene encoding 30S ribosomal protein S11, with protein sequence MAKQTKVVKKRKVKVEAIGEAHIQASFNNIIISLTNKNGEVISWASAGKMGFRGSKKNTPFAAQMAAENCSAVAHEAGLRRVKVFVKGPGAGRESAIRSIHNSGIEVSEIVDVTPMPHNGCRPPKRRRV encoded by the coding sequence ATGGCAAAACAAACTAAAGTAGTTAAGAAAAGAAAAGTAAAAGTTGAAGCTATTGGTGAAGCTCATATTCAGGCTTCTTTCAATAACATCATCATTTCTTTAACAAATAAAAACGGAGAGGTTATCTCTTGGGCTTCTGCCGGTAAAATGGGATTCAGAGGTTCTAAAAAGAATACTCCATTTGCTGCTCAGATGGCAGCTGAAAATTGCTCTGCTGTAGCTCACGAAGCTGGTTTAAGAAGAGTAAAGGTGTTTGTGAAAGGTCCAGGTGCAGGTAGAGAATCTGCTATCAGATCTATCCACAATTCAGGAATTGAAGTTTCAGAAATCGTTGACGTGACTCCTATGCCACACAACGGATGTAGACCACCAAAAAGAAGAAGAGTTTAA
- a CDS encoding response regulator transcription factor: MSISIAIVEDEKNYNNALKKVINYQKDMKVVGQFFDGNDALKNLPDLSPNVVMMDIQLQDMLGIEIIEKLKKEMPETHFIMCTSFEDDEKIFNSLKAGAMGYLVKGESMDKILSSIRDVYSGGAPMSFSIARRVLQHFEKKLPEIKGFDELTKREQEILELLSQGFLYKEIADQKCISMDTVKKHVGNIYRKLHVSNKVEAINKFNHFKN; the protein is encoded by the coding sequence ATGAGCATTTCCATTGCCATAGTAGAAGACGAAAAAAACTACAACAATGCGTTGAAGAAAGTGATCAATTATCAAAAGGATATGAAAGTTGTTGGCCAATTCTTCGATGGCAATGATGCTTTGAAAAACTTACCTGACCTTTCGCCCAATGTTGTCATGATGGATATCCAGCTCCAGGATATGCTGGGTATTGAAATCATTGAAAAGCTTAAAAAAGAAATGCCCGAAACCCATTTCATCATGTGCACCAGTTTTGAAGATGATGAAAAGATCTTTAATTCTTTAAAAGCAGGCGCCATGGGATATCTTGTTAAGGGTGAAAGTATGGATAAAATACTCTCTTCTATCCGGGACGTGTATAGCGGTGGTGCTCCTATGAGTTTTTCTATTGCTAGGAGAGTCCTTCAGCACTTTGAAAAGAAACTTCCGGAGATCAAAGGTTTTGATGAACTGACCAAACGAGAACAAGAAATTCTTGAGCTTCTCTCGCAAGGTTTCCTATACAAAGAAATTGCAGATCAAAAGTGTATCAGTATGGATACTGTGAAAAAGCATGTTGGAAATATTTACAGAAAACTCCACGTCAGCAATAAAGTGGAGGCTATTAATAAATTTAACCATTTTAAAAACTAA
- the rplQ gene encoding 50S ribosomal protein L17, producing MRHGKKFNHLGRTASHRSALLSNMACSLIEHKRINTTVAKAKALRVYVEPLLTKAKEDTTHNRRVVFSYLQNKFAVAELFRTVAPKIAERNGGYTRIIKTGFRPGDAADTALIELVDFNELYNPNAEEKKATRRSRRSSAAPKKAEAVVAEAPAVEEKVEEAKADATEEKTEE from the coding sequence ATGAGACACGGTAAAAAATTCAATCACTTAGGAAGAACAGCTTCTCACAGAAGTGCTTTACTTTCTAATATGGCTTGTTCTCTAATTGAGCATAAAAGAATCAACACTACTGTAGCTAAAGCTAAAGCTTTAAGAGTATATGTTGAGCCTCTATTAACAAAAGCAAAAGAAGATACTACACACAACAGAAGAGTAGTATTCTCTTACCTTCAAAATAAATTTGCGGTTGCTGAATTATTCAGAACTGTAGCTCCTAAAATCGCTGAAAGAAACGGTGGTTATACAAGAATCATCAAAACAGGATTCAGACCAGGTGATGCTGCTGATACTGCACTTATCGAATTAGTAGATTTCAACGAGCTTTACAACCCGAATGCAGAGGAGAAAAAAGCTACAAGAAGAAGCAGAAGATCATCTGCTGCACCTAAAAAAGCTGAAGCAGTAGTTGCTGAAGCTCCTGCAGTAGAAGAGAAAGTAGAAGAAGCTAAAGCTGATGCTACTGAAGAAAAAACTGAGGAATAA
- the rpmD gene encoding 50S ribosomal protein L30, protein MATIKVKQVRSAIGRTKTQKRTLEALGLKKLHQVVEHEATPSILGMIAAVNHLLEVQK, encoded by the coding sequence ATGGCAACAATTAAAGTAAAGCAAGTAAGAAGCGCTATTGGTAGAACAAAAACCCAAAAGAGAACGCTTGAAGCATTAGGATTAAAAAAACTTCACCAAGTTGTAGAGCACGAAGCTACTCCTTCTATCTTAGGAATGATCGCTGCAGTAAACCACTTACTTGAAGTTCAAAAATAA
- the rplO gene encoding 50S ribosomal protein L15, protein MNLNNIQPAAGSTFNSKRIGRGQGSGKGGTSTKGHKGQKSRAGYSQKIGFEGGQMPLQRRLPKFGFKNVNRKEFRGVNLDTIQTLIENKSITGDITKEVLVENGLVSKNELVKIMGRGELKSAVSISADKFTKSAEELIAKAGGKAITL, encoded by the coding sequence ATGAATTTAAATAACATACAACCTGCTGCAGGATCTACTTTCAACTCAAAGAGAATTGGTAGAGGTCAAGGTAGTGGAAAAGGAGGTACTTCAACAAAAGGACACAAAGGTCAGAAGTCTAGAGCTGGTTATTCTCAGAAAATCGGTTTCGAAGGTGGACAAATGCCTTTACAAAGAAGATTACCTAAATTCGGATTCAAAAACGTAAACAGAAAAGAGTTTAGAGGAGTAAACCTTGATACGATCCAAACTTTAATCGAGAACAAATCCATCACTGGAGATATCACGAAAGAAGTTCTAGTAGAAAACGGTTTAGTTTCTAAAAACGAATTAGTGAAAATTATGGGTAGAGGAGAATTGAAATCTGCGGTTTCAATCTCTGCTGACAAATTCACTAAATCTGCTGAAGAGCTTATTGCGAAGGCAGGTGGAAAAGCAATTACCTTATAA
- a CDS encoding DNA-directed RNA polymerase subunit alpha — protein sequence MAILQFIKPDKVILLNSDEFKGQFEFRPLEPGFGLTIGNALRRVLLSSLEGYAISSIKIEGVEHEFSTIPGVIEDVTEIILNLKQVRLKASAEGQANEQVVAKVSGQTIITAGDLGKSINGFEVLNPDLVICNLNTDVTFEITFNIEKGRGYVPSEQNKSNNAPVGTIAIDSIFTPIKKVQYSIENYRVEQKTDYEKLVLDIETDGSISPQNALTEASKILIYHFMLFSDERITLETEAVKASIQYDEETLHTRQLLKSKLADMDLSVRALNCLKAAEVETLGELVSYSKSDLMKFRNFGKKSLTELEELVHSKGLNFGFDVAKYKLDADK from the coding sequence ATGGCAATTTTACAATTCATAAAACCCGATAAAGTAATTTTACTTAACTCTGATGAATTTAAAGGTCAATTTGAATTCAGACCTTTAGAACCAGGTTTCGGGCTTACAATCGGTAATGCTTTGAGAAGAGTGTTGCTTTCTTCTCTGGAAGGATACGCTATTTCATCTATCAAAATAGAAGGTGTAGAGCACGAATTTTCAACTATTCCAGGAGTAATCGAAGACGTTACCGAAATTATTCTTAACCTAAAGCAGGTAAGATTAAAAGCTTCAGCAGAAGGCCAGGCTAATGAGCAGGTTGTTGCTAAAGTTTCAGGTCAAACGATTATTACTGCTGGTGATTTAGGAAAATCGATCAACGGATTCGAGGTATTAAACCCGGATTTAGTGATTTGTAACCTAAATACTGATGTAACTTTCGAAATTACTTTCAATATTGAAAAAGGTAGAGGATATGTTCCTTCAGAACAAAATAAGTCGAACAATGCACCTGTTGGTACTATTGCTATTGACTCTATTTTCACGCCGATCAAGAAAGTACAATACAGCATTGAAAATTATCGTGTAGAGCAAAAAACAGACTACGAAAAACTTGTATTAGATATAGAAACTGATGGGTCTATCAGCCCTCAGAATGCTTTAACAGAAGCTTCTAAGATATTAATTTATCACTTCATGCTATTCTCTGATGAGAGAATCACTCTTGAAACTGAAGCTGTAAAAGCATCTATCCAATATGATGAGGAAACTCTTCATACAAGACAATTACTTAAGTCTAAATTAGCAGATATGGATCTTTCTGTAAGAGCCCTTAACTGTCTTAAAGCAGCTGAAGTAGAAACTCTTGGAGAATTGGTTTCTTACAGTAAGTCTGATTTGATGAAATTCAGAAATTTTGGTAAAAAATCTTTGACAGAACTAGAAGAATTAGTGCATTCAAAAGGTCTTAACTTCGGTTTCGACGTTGCAAAATATAAGTTAGACGCTGATAAATAA
- the infA gene encoding translation initiation factor IF-1: MAKQKHIEQDGVIVEALSNAMFRVELENGHILIAHISGKMRMHYIKLLPGDKVKLEMSPYDLTKGRITFRY, from the coding sequence ATGGCAAAACAAAAACATATTGAACAAGATGGCGTGATCGTGGAAGCACTTTCAAACGCCATGTTCCGTGTAGAGCTGGAAAATGGGCATATCCTTATTGCTCATATCTCTGGCAAAATGAGAATGCATTATATTAAACTTTTACCTGGAGATAAGGTAAAACTAGAAATGTCTCCCTATGATTTAACAAAAGGGAGGATCACATTTAGATATTAA
- the rpsM gene encoding 30S ribosomal protein S13, whose protein sequence is MARIAGIDLPKNKRGVIGLTYIYGVGRSTSSEILKAAGISEDKKVNEWNDDELAAIRTYISENVKVEGELRSEVQLNIKRLMDIGCQRGIRHRLGLPLRGQRTKNNSRTRKGKRKTVANKKKASK, encoded by the coding sequence ATGGCGAGAATTGCAGGTATTGATTTACCAAAAAACAAAAGAGGTGTTATCGGTTTAACTTACATCTATGGAGTAGGAAGAAGTACTTCTTCTGAAATCCTTAAAGCTGCCGGTATCAGCGAAGACAAGAAAGTCAACGAATGGAATGACGATGAATTGGCTGCAATCAGAACATATATCTCTGAAAACGTAAAAGTAGAAGGAGAATTGAGATCTGAAGTGCAATTGAACATCAAGAGATTGATGGACATAGGATGCCAACGAGGAATACGTCACAGACTTGGATTACCTTTAAGAGGCCAGAGAACGAAAAACAACTCTAGAACACGTAAAGGGAAGAGAAAAACTGTTGCTAACAAGAAAAAAGCTAGTAAATAA
- the rpmJ gene encoding 50S ribosomal protein L36 → MKVRASIKKRSADCKIVRRKGVLFVINKKNPKFKQRQG, encoded by the coding sequence ATGAAAGTAAGAGCATCAATTAAAAAAAGAAGCGCTGATTGCAAAATCGTACGCAGAAAAGGTGTACTGTTCGTAATCAACAAGAAGAACCCAAAATTTAAACAAAGACAAGGTTAA
- a CDS encoding citrate synthase, whose amino-acid sequence MSDNKVILNYAGNSYEYPIVDSTIGDRGIDISKLRDQTGLITLDLGYKNTGATISDITYLDGDKGELFYRGYPIEQIAEKSNFTEVMYLLLHGELPTQDQFASFENNIKKYNFIADEMKKIIDVFPRSAHPMGVLSSLTSALTAFNPKAVNVNSKEEMDHAAELMIAKFSHLCAWTYRKTQGLPLNHGDNNLNYVENFYKMAFRLPNADFEIDPVVVNALDKLLILHADHEQNCSTSTVRMVGSAHTGLFASISAGVSALWGPLHGGANQAVIEMLELIEKDGGDVSKYVAKAKDKNDNFRLMGFGHRVYKNFDPRAKIIKKAADDILKALGIQDKALDIAMQLERVALEDEYFVERKLYPNVDFYSGIIYRALGIPTEMFTVMFALGRLPGWISQWKEMRLKGDPIGRPRQVYQGAQQRNYIDIASR is encoded by the coding sequence ATGTCAGACAACAAAGTAATATTGAATTACGCAGGTAATTCATATGAATATCCAATTGTGGATAGTACTATCGGAGACAGAGGGATTGATATTTCAAAATTAAGAGACCAGACAGGTTTAATCACTCTGGATTTAGGTTACAAAAATACAGGAGCTACTATTAGCGACATCACTTACTTAGACGGAGATAAAGGAGAGTTATTCTACAGAGGTTATCCAATTGAGCAGATTGCTGAAAAATCTAACTTCACTGAAGTAATGTATCTTTTATTACATGGAGAATTACCTACTCAGGACCAATTTGCTTCTTTCGAAAACAACATTAAAAAATATAACTTTATTGCAGACGAGATGAAAAAAATCATCGACGTTTTCCCTCGCTCTGCTCACCCTATGGGAGTTTTATCTTCTTTAACTTCCGCTTTAACAGCTTTCAACCCGAAAGCCGTTAACGTAAACTCTAAAGAAGAAATGGATCATGCTGCAGAGCTTATGATCGCTAAGTTCTCTCACCTTTGTGCATGGACTTACAGAAAGACTCAAGGTTTACCATTAAACCACGGTGATAACAACCTAAACTACGTAGAAAACTTCTACAAAATGGCATTCAGATTACCAAACGCTGACTTCGAAATCGATCCGGTAGTTGTAAATGCATTAGATAAATTACTAATCCTTCACGCAGATCACGAGCAAAACTGTTCTACTTCTACAGTAAGAATGGTAGGTTCTGCTCACACAGGTCTTTTCGCTTCTATCTCTGCTGGGGTATCTGCACTTTGGGGACCACTTCACGGTGGTGCTAACCAGGCTGTAATCGAAATGCTTGAGCTTATCGAGAAAGATGGTGGTGATGTATCTAAATATGTTGCTAAAGCGAAAGATAAAAACGATAACTTCCGTCTAATGGGATTCGGACACAGAGTTTACAAAAACTTCGACCCAAGAGCGAAGATTATCAAGAAAGCTGCTGATGATATCCTTAAAGCATTAGGTATCCAGGATAAAGCTCTTGATATTGCAATGCAGTTAGAAAGAGTAGCACTTGAAGACGAATACTTCGTAGAAAGAAAACTATATCCAAACGTAGACTTCTATTCAGGTATCATTTACAGAGCATTAGGAATTCCTACAGAAATGTTCACTGTAATGTTTGCATTAGGAAGACTACCAGGATGGATCTCTCAATGGAAAGAAATGAGATTGAAAGGAGACCCAATCGGAAGACCAAGACAGGTTTACCAAGGTGCTCAGCAAAGAAACTATATCGATATTGCAAGCAGATAA
- the eno gene encoding phosphopyruvate hydratase, with amino-acid sequence MSAISYIEARQILDSRGNPTIEVDVFTESGAMGRAAVPSGASTGEHEAVELRDGGSEYQGKGVLKAVENVKEVIAENLVGQPVFEQNYIDQIMIDLDGTANKGNLGANAILGVSLAVARAAAAELGMPLYKYVGGVNANTLPVPMMNVINGGSHSDAPIAFQEFMIMPVKADSFSHALRKGTEIFHNLKSILKGRGLSTAVGDEGGFAPTFNGTEDALDTLLQAIEKAGYKPGDDIMLALDCAASEFYKDGTYDYRKFEGDKGAHRSREEQVSYLAELANKYPIISIEDGMQEDDWEGWKMLTDKIGDRVQLVGDDLFVTNVDRLSRGVKEGIANSILVKVNQIGSLSETMAAVQMAQNNKFTSVMSHRSGETEDSTIADLAVAMNCGQIKTGSASRSDRMAKYNQLLRIEEALGETAIFPGLEAFKIKR; translated from the coding sequence ATGAGTGCAATTTCTTACATAGAAGCAAGACAGATTTTAGATTCCAGAGGAAATCCTACCATTGAAGTAGATGTATTTACGGAAAGCGGGGCAATGGGCCGTGCAGCAGTTCCTTCAGGAGCATCTACAGGAGAACACGAAGCGGTAGAATTACGTGATGGTGGTTCAGAATATCAGGGGAAAGGAGTCCTGAAAGCTGTTGAAAATGTAAAAGAAGTAATTGCAGAGAATTTGGTTGGGCAGCCGGTTTTCGAACAAAATTATATCGATCAGATTATGATTGATCTTGACGGAACGGCTAACAAAGGAAATCTTGGTGCTAATGCTATTCTTGGTGTTTCTCTGGCGGTGGCAAGAGCTGCTGCTGCAGAATTGGGAATGCCTCTTTATAAATATGTTGGTGGTGTAAATGCCAACACACTTCCTGTTCCAATGATGAATGTCATCAACGGTGGTTCTCACTCAGATGCGCCTATCGCATTCCAGGAATTCATGATTATGCCGGTAAAAGCAGACTCTTTCTCTCATGCATTGAGAAAAGGAACTGAAATTTTCCACAACCTGAAATCAATCCTTAAAGGAAGAGGTCTTTCTACAGCAGTAGGAGATGAAGGAGGTTTTGCTCCTACTTTCAACGGGACTGAAGATGCTTTGGATACCTTACTTCAGGCGATCGAAAAGGCAGGTTATAAGCCAGGTGACGATATTATGCTGGCACTAGACTGTGCTGCTTCAGAATTCTACAAAGACGGAACTTACGACTACAGAAAATTCGAAGGAGATAAAGGAGCTCACAGATCAAGAGAAGAGCAGGTTTCTTATCTTGCTGAATTGGCTAACAAATATCCAATCATTTCTATTGAAGACGGTATGCAGGAAGATGACTGGGAAGGATGGAAAATGTTAACAGATAAAATCGGTGACAGAGTACAGTTAGTAGGTGATGACTTATTTGTAACTAATGTAGACAGATTATCAAGAGGAGTAAAAGAAGGAATTGCCAACTCAATCCTTGTAAAAGTAAACCAGATCGGTTCTCTTTCTGAAACAATGGCAGCAGTACAGATGGCTCAGAACAACAAGTTCACTTCAGTAATGTCTCACAGATCAGGAGAAACTGAAGATTCTACCATTGCTGATTTAGCTGTAGCAATGAACTGCGGACAGATCAAAACAGGTTCAGCTTCAAGATCAGACAGAATGGCGAAATACAACCAATTATTAAGAATTGAAGAAGCTCTTGGTGAAACTGCAATTTTCCCAGGTTTGGAAGCTTTCAAAATTAAAAGATAA
- the rpsE gene encoding 30S ribosomal protein S5 encodes MLGLDNIERVKPGGLELKDRLVAVNRVTKVTKGGRAFGFSAIVVVGNEDGIIGFGLGKSKEVASAIAKAVEDAKKNLVKVPVMNHTIPHQTTARYGGADIFLRPASHGTGLIAGGAVRAVLESAGIHDILSKSKGSSNPHNVVKATFKALLDIRRPEEIARMRGVSLSKVFNG; translated from the coding sequence ATGTTAGGACTAGATAATATAGAAAGAGTAAAACCGGGAGGATTAGAATTAAAAGATCGTCTCGTAGCTGTTAACAGAGTAACAAAAGTAACAAAAGGAGGTAGAGCTTTCGGATTTTCTGCTATCGTAGTTGTAGGTAACGAAGATGGTATAATCGGTTTCGGTTTAGGAAAATCTAAAGAGGTTGCTTCTGCAATTGCTAAAGCAGTTGAAGACGCTAAGAAAAACCTTGTGAAAGTTCCGGTAATGAACCATACTATTCCTCACCAAACTACTGCTAGATACGGTGGTGCAGATATCTTCTTAAGACCTGCTTCTCACGGTACAGGGCTTATCGCCGGAGGTGCGGTAAGAGCAGTATTGGAATCAGCTGGTATTCACGATATCCTTTCAAAATCTAAAGGATCTTCTAACCCTCACAACGTGGTGAAAGCTACTTTCAAAGCGTTATTGGATATCAGAAGACCTGAAGAGATTGCTAGAATGAGAGGAGTTTCTCTAAGTAAAGTGTTTAACGGTTAA
- the secY gene encoding preprotein translocase subunit SecY, translating to MKEFIQTLKNIWSLKELRDKILFTLGIILVYRFASYISLPAINLAEVGDLLEHYKNQGGNKQGAGLLGLLSSFTGGAFSHASVMALGIMPYISASIIVQLMGMAIPYLQKLQKDGESGRNTLNQITRWLTIGVCLVQAPSYLTSITQLFLPYAQFQSAYYVEPNSIMFWLPSIVILVAGSVFAMWLGEKITDKGIGNGISILIMVGILSRLPEAFVQEMAVQNGKGGMGSIMILIEVLFWMLVVLLAVILSVAVRKIPIQYVSRAQARGGVNRNLMQGARQWIPLKVNAAGVMPIIFAQALMFVPGLLTKFDESNTFLAGFKNVFSWQYNVLFALLIIIFSFFYTAITIPVNQMADDLKRNGGLVPKVRPGKETADYLDDILSKITLPGAIFLSIFAVLPAIVHGSFVQTDAFALFFGGTSLLIMVGVILDTVQQINTYLLNHHYDGLMQSKLSRTTGY from the coding sequence ATGAAAGAATTTATACAAACACTTAAAAATATTTGGAGTCTTAAAGAACTTAGAGATAAAATTCTCTTTACTTTAGGTATTATCCTTGTGTATAGATTCGCATCTTATATCTCACTTCCCGCAATTAATCTTGCAGAGGTGGGAGATCTCTTAGAGCATTATAAAAATCAAGGCGGTAACAAGCAAGGAGCAGGTCTCCTTGGCTTGCTTTCGTCGTTTACGGGGGGAGCATTCAGCCACGCTTCCGTAATGGCGTTAGGAATTATGCCTTATATTTCTGCTTCTATTATTGTTCAGTTGATGGGGATGGCTATTCCTTATCTTCAGAAGCTTCAGAAAGATGGAGAGTCAGGTAGAAATACATTGAACCAAATTACAAGATGGTTAACGATCGGGGTTTGTCTGGTACAGGCACCTTCTTACTTAACTTCTATTACTCAATTATTCTTACCGTATGCTCAGTTCCAGTCTGCATACTATGTAGAGCCCAATTCAATCATGTTCTGGTTACCAAGTATTGTTATTTTGGTTGCCGGTTCAGTATTTGCAATGTGGCTAGGTGAAAAGATTACCGATAAAGGAATCGGAAATGGTATCTCTATCCTTATTATGGTGGGGATTCTTTCAAGATTACCTGAGGCATTCGTACAGGAGATGGCCGTGCAGAACGGAAAAGGAGGAATGGGATCTATCATGATCCTTATTGAAGTATTATTCTGGATGTTGGTAGTTCTTTTAGCAGTGATCCTATCGGTAGCTGTTAGAAAAATTCCGATTCAGTATGTAAGCAGAGCTCAAGCAAGAGGAGGTGTAAACAGAAATCTTATGCAGGGAGCAAGACAATGGATCCCATTGAAAGTAAATGCTGCTGGTGTAATGCCGATTATCTTTGCCCAGGCATTGATGTTCGTACCAGGATTATTAACAAAATTCGATGAGTCTAACACTTTTCTTGCAGGTTTCAAGAATGTTTTTAGCTGGCAGTACAACGTATTGTTTGCGCTATTAATTATTATCTTCTCATTTTTCTATACTGCGATTACTATTCCGGTAAACCAGATGGCTGATGACTTGAAGAGAAATGGAGGTTTAGTACCGAAAGTAAGACCCGGAAAAGAGACCGCTGATTATTTAGATGATATTTTATCAAAAATTACCTTGCCAGGTGCAATTTTTTTATCTATCTTTGCAGTCCTTCCAGCAATTGTGCATGGAAGCTTTGTTCAGACAGATGCGTTTGCCCTATTTTTCGGGGGAACGTCACTATTAATTATGGTGGGTGTAATTTTAGATACAGTTCAACAGATTAATACATATCTGCTGAACCATCACTATGATGGCTTAATGCAGTCTAAATTATCAAGAACGACTGGATATTAA
- a CDS encoding sensor histidine kinase: protein MKQLPDTIRLTYIIAAILLIIFVVFIVLVIILYNKKQIFFIQQQRLKEAEHQNQLLQKELEQQRSIKKERERISHDMHDDLGAGISALKLQAEFLKYKIEDNELQNDIEELLKTSEEMNISMREMLWSLNSGNDTLGSFIEYAILYAGSFLKKTKIVFHSECEDIVSDTPISTELRRNLFLCLKEAVNNVYKHSGATALKLSFFQNRNKFLMTIEDNGIGIPDNQPPGNGLRNMKRRMNETEGDCHILSASSGTNLTFEVKL, encoded by the coding sequence ATGAAGCAGTTACCCGATACAATCAGATTAACCTATATTATTGCAGCAATTTTGCTCATAATATTTGTTGTATTTATTGTTTTGGTTATTATTTTGTACAATAAAAAGCAGATCTTTTTTATTCAGCAGCAACGTCTCAAAGAAGCAGAGCATCAAAACCAGCTTCTTCAAAAAGAACTTGAACAGCAAAGGTCTATTAAAAAGGAAAGAGAGCGAATTTCCCATGATATGCACGATGATCTTGGTGCCGGTATTTCAGCACTGAAACTTCAGGCTGAGTTCCTGAAATATAAAATTGAGGACAATGAGCTTCAGAATGATATTGAAGAATTACTGAAAACCTCAGAAGAAATGAATATTTCCATGCGGGAAATGCTTTGGAGCCTGAATTCAGGAAATGATACATTAGGCAGCTTTATTGAGTATGCTATATTGTACGCCGGAAGCTTCTTAAAGAAAACGAAGATAGTATTTCATTCAGAATGTGAAGATATTGTTTCTGATACTCCTATTTCTACAGAGTTGAGACGTAACCTGTTTTTATGCTTAAAAGAAGCTGTTAATAATGTATATAAGCATAGTGGGGCAACCGCTTTAAAGTTGTCATTTTTCCAAAACAGGAATAAATTCTTAATGACCATTGAAGATAACGGTATAGGCATTCCTGATAACCAGCCACCAGGAAACGGACTTCGTAATATGAAACGAAGAATGAATGAAACAGAAGGAGATTGCCACATACTCTCTGCAAGTTCAGGAACGAATCTTACCTTTGAAGTAAAATTATAA